A single Cyclopterus lumpus isolate fCycLum1 chromosome 15, fCycLum1.pri, whole genome shotgun sequence DNA region contains:
- the LOC117744402 gene encoding E3 ubiquitin-protein ligase parkin-like isoform X1: protein MSSLINQYFYSDFVCTGVPTCSTFFVYCKSCRSIQPGKLRVRCRSCRQTTLTLSRGPSCWDDVLLPGRVHGLCQSDGCHGNEAEFYMKCASHPTSEDELSVALDLIITNSRDVPCIACCDITDVVLVFQCSERHVICLDCFHRYCQTRLSERQFVSHPVIGYSLPCAAGCIDSLIKELHHFRILGEDQYGRYQQYGAEECLLMNGGLMCPSPGCGAGLIPPDGTSRVQCERQLGCGFVFCKYCREAYHEGACLTERAPPTAEASQGFMVEDEASLRGRWDRASLLLLQESTKRCPQCSVPVERDGGCMHMQCPLCRADWCWLCGVSWNRDCMGNHWFG, encoded by the exons ATGTCGTCCCTTATAAATCAGTATTTTTACTCTGACtttgtgtgtacaggtgtgccTACCTGCAGTACTTTCTTTGTGTACTGTAAGAGCTGTCGGTCGATACAACCAGGAAAGCTGAGAGTTCGTTGCAGAAGCTGCAGACAAACGACGCTGACACTCAGCAGA GGTCCGTCCTGCTGGGACGATGTCCTCCTCCCAGGTCGTGTCCATGGCTTGTGCCAATCAGACGGTTGTCACGGCAATGAAGCG gagttcTACATGAAGTGTGCGTCCCATCCGACCTCAGAGGATGAGCTCTCTGTGGCCCTCGACCTCATTATAACAAACAGTAGAGACGTCCCCTGTATCGCCTGCTGCGACatcac GGACGTGGTCCTGGTCTTCCAGTGTTCAGAGCGTCATGTGATCTGTCTCGACTGTTTCCATCGCTATTGTCAGACTCGTCTCAGTGAGAGACAGTTTGTTTCTCATCCTGTGATTGGATACTCGCTGCCATGTGCTG cCGGCTGCATCGACTCTCTCATTAAAGAGTTGCATCATTTCCGGATTTTGGGAGAGGATCAG TATGGGCGGTACCAGCAGTACGGGGCGGAGGAGTGCCTACTAATGAACGGAGGACTGATGTGTCCGTCACCTGGCTGCGGGGCGGGGCTTATCCCACCTGACGGCACCAGCAGGGTGCAGTGTGAAAGACAGCTGGGCTGTGGCTTCGTCTTCTGCAAATACTGCAGAGAGGCATACcatgagggggcgtgtctcaCTGAACGGGCCCCGCCCACAGCTGAAGCGTCTCAG GGATTTATGGTGGAGGATGAGGCGTCTCTCAGAGGGAGGTGGGATCGAGCCTCTTTGCTTCTCCTGCAGGAGTCGACTAAACGCTGTCCTCAGTGTTCAGTTCCTGTTGAGCGAGACG GCGGCTGCATGCACATGCAGTGTCCTCTGTGCCGAGCCGATTGGTGCTGGCTCTGTGGCGTCTCCTGGAACAGAGACTGTATGGGGAACCACTGGTTCGGATAG
- the LOC117744402 gene encoding E3 ubiquitin-protein ligase parkin-like isoform X2: MSSSQVVSMACANQTVVTAMKRDVVLVFQCSERHVICLDCFHRYCQTRLSERQFVSHPVIGYSLPCAAGCIDSLIKELHHFRILGEDQYGRYQQYGAEECLLMNGGLMCPSPGCGAGLIPPDGTSRVQCERQLGCGFVFCKYCREAYHEGACLTERAPPTAEASQGFMVEDEASLRGRWDRASLLLLQESTKRCPQCSVPVERDGGCMHMQCPLCRADWCWLCGVSWNRDCMGNHWFG; encoded by the exons ATGTCCTCCTCCCAGGTCGTGTCCATGGCTTGTGCCAATCAGACGGTTGTCACGGCAATGAAGCG GGACGTGGTCCTGGTCTTCCAGTGTTCAGAGCGTCATGTGATCTGTCTCGACTGTTTCCATCGCTATTGTCAGACTCGTCTCAGTGAGAGACAGTTTGTTTCTCATCCTGTGATTGGATACTCGCTGCCATGTGCTG cCGGCTGCATCGACTCTCTCATTAAAGAGTTGCATCATTTCCGGATTTTGGGAGAGGATCAG TATGGGCGGTACCAGCAGTACGGGGCGGAGGAGTGCCTACTAATGAACGGAGGACTGATGTGTCCGTCACCTGGCTGCGGGGCGGGGCTTATCCCACCTGACGGCACCAGCAGGGTGCAGTGTGAAAGACAGCTGGGCTGTGGCTTCGTCTTCTGCAAATACTGCAGAGAGGCATACcatgagggggcgtgtctcaCTGAACGGGCCCCGCCCACAGCTGAAGCGTCTCAG GGATTTATGGTGGAGGATGAGGCGTCTCTCAGAGGGAGGTGGGATCGAGCCTCTTTGCTTCTCCTGCAGGAGTCGACTAAACGCTGTCCTCAGTGTTCAGTTCCTGTTGAGCGAGACG GCGGCTGCATGCACATGCAGTGTCCTCTGTGCCGAGCCGATTGGTGCTGGCTCTGTGGCGTCTCCTGGAACAGAGACTGTATGGGGAACCACTGGTTCGGATAG